The following coding sequences are from one Gossypium hirsutum isolate 1008001.06 chromosome A12, Gossypium_hirsutum_v2.1, whole genome shotgun sequence window:
- the LOC121210868 gene encoding zinc transporter 5 — MMSPRPISEVRGSSNFRQTPLQIIHIVGNFLRIWSVYSMYRYLTQTGASVILFIFSCLVPSSILFLLLQKPWKGRSLSNTQVVPSVINGAITALYFILWGKGLKSCGPLSAILAEYSGAVLGVLSAVLYGRRGHLWKKVGGLIAMLASFYFLSQGWALATLSPFSFKDSLDSEVQTEQVLGMSKMMVPILAGILSALRRVIARRVSLKNQLKRRLHAITIASATSFLFPVAMWDLIIGSSDSNMELPFSAWAFLSTVLFGIILVFYVDSIAEEKLHMVFSSPRHLMAAAGCIIVMEIAYKMDFSLAGFLICSSILGIGIYEATTLERGRKDSLQKPEISNGMLDDELEMPSLPT, encoded by the exons ATGATGTCTCCAAGGCCAATCTCTGAGGTTCGCGGATCGTCTAATTTCAG GCAAACTCCTCTGCAGATAATCCACATTGTTGGGAACTTCTTGAGAATATGGTCAGTTTATTCCATGTATCGGTACCTGACCCAGACTGGAGCTTCAGTGATACTTTTTATCTTCAGTTGTCTGGTTCCCTCATCTATCTTATTTTTACTCTTGCAAAAGCCTTGGAAGGGAAGATCACTCTCAAATACACAG GTGGTTCCTTCTGTAATTAATGGTGCTATAACAGCTTTATATTTCATCTTGTGGGGAAAGGGGCTTAAATCTTGTGGACCACTTAG TGCTATATTGGCGGAATATTCTGGTGCTGTTCTTGGAGTATTATCTGCAGTATTGTATGGTAGAAGAGGCCATCTCTGGAAAAAG GTTGGTGGGCTTATTGCAATGTTGGcatctttttatttcttatcTCAAGGCTGGGCCTTGGCAACACTTTCTCCATTCT CATTCAAAGACAGCCTCGACTCAGAGGTTCAGACTGAACAAGTATTGGGCATGAGTAAAATGATGGTTCCCATCTTGGCTGGAATCTTATCAGCTCTGAGAAGGGTGATTGCAAGGCGAGTTTCACTCAAG AATCAACTGAAAAGGCGGCTTCATGCAATAACCATTGCTTCTGCAACTTCTTTTCTATTCCCCGTGGCCATGTGGGACTTAATCATA GGATCTTCTGATAGCAATATGGAACTTCCTTTTTCTGCCTGGGCTTTTCTGAGTACAGTTCTTTTTGGAATAATATTGGTATTCTACGTTGACAGCATCGCAGAGGAGAA GTTGCATATGGTTTTCTCTTCTCCAAGACATTTAATGGCAGCTGCAGGATGCATAATTGTCATGGAGATTGCTTACAAAATGGACTTCTCCTTGGCAGGCTTTTTAATTTGTTCCTCAATATTAGGCATTG GGATATATGAGGCAACTACCTTGGAACGTGGTAGGAAAGATTCTCTTCAAAAACCAGAAATATCAAATGGGATGTTGGATGATGAACTTGAGATGCCTTCTCTTCCGACTTAA